Genomic window (Marinobacter fonticola):
TAAAGCACCAACACCATATCGCCCAACGCCAGGATCGTGTCGATACCCTGCTCACCCGCCGTCTTTGCAACGATGGCAAAAACACCGACCGGCACGTACTGAAGCACACCGGCCATGACCTTCAAGGTGACCGCGCTAAACGCTTCAATCACCCGGTAGAGATGCTGACCGAGCTCGGCATGCGCCTTGGATTCGCGCAGCTTGAGCAATGCGATGCCGAAGACAATCGCGGTAAAGATAATGCCCAGCAGGTTCGGCTCGGTGAAAGCGCCGAAAATATTCGTCGGCACAATGCTGAGCAACACGCTCACGAAGCCGGGATTGTCGGGCACCTCGACGTCGGCATTTTCATCCAGCGTCATGCCGCTTCCGGGCTCCAATAGCGTAGCGACAACCAACCCGACGACGATAGCCAGTGCGGAGGTGACTATATAGAAGCCCAGCAGCTTACGCCCGACTCTTCCCATGCTGCCGATGTTCGCCTGATTGATACCCACCATCAGGGTGAACAGCACAATGGGAACAATGAGAAATTTCAGCAGACGCAACAGCAAATCGCCAAACGGCGCCAGCCAGTCGGCAACGGGTTGGCCGCCCAAGAGGCCCACGACGATACCAAGCACGAGGGCGATCCCGACTCTCAAAATCAACGACGTATTCAAATAGGCGTTCAGCAGAGCTCTCATTCGGTTGTCCTCGTGATAATCGAACATAGAGATGCCATTACGCGGATCCCTGAACTAAGGAGCCTTTGATTGTGTTAGATATTATTGGAAGGGTAAACCGACCGGGCCCATGTTGAGGTAACGATTTCTTCATGTAGGACCGCGCCCAAACGCGGTGTCGACCCAAACGCGGTTTCGAACAGCTATCGCGTGACCACCCGCCAATGAGCCATTGGGCCGCTGAAGCGATGGCCGTAGCTCAACCCTTGAAGTACGCTATTTGATGCGTCGTGGCCAACAAGTCGCCGTCACTGCTCCAGAGCTCAGCGTCCTGATCGTAATAGTTACGGTAGTATCGGCCTCCCCGGGCCTCGGCGAGAATATCTCGATCACCCTGGCGTCGCAGCATCTCGCTATCGGCATGAAAGTAGGTGGTCATTGAAACCGTACCTGCCGGCATGCGTTGCTGACGGCGGATAAAAACTCGCGGAAAGAAGCTGTCGCTGATCGCCATCAGTGAGAGAAAATCCAACGGACGCGGCGGATGATCCCTAACCCACATTCGCGTTAGTGCATTGTCCTGCTCGCCTGTCTGGCCGGAAGGGTCGAAACCGCCCTGCACCATTCGCATTTGATAGTTCTGCACCCACGCCATATACCCCCGGGTGTCCAACGGTTCTATATGACTGGGCGATGGGACCTCCGGCATTGCGGTATCGGCGCCGGTCCAGGAGTCGCGGCGTACCGCCAAAAACACCGTCGCGGTGGCCACGACGGCCTCGTCCTGACATAGCTCCAGGGTCCAGTGCTGAGTTGACCGGTTGGTGCGACTGACCTTGGGAACGACCGCGTACGCCGCCTCGGCCATGGGTGCGGCGAAGTTGACCGTCATAGCCACGGGCTCGCCCTGCCGCTCGGGGTGAGTCAGCACCGCGTTCAAAAGCGTAGCGGCAATCACCCCGCCATAGGGACCGACCATATTGGCGTAAGCATAGGGAAACTGACCTCGCAAAGAGGATCCGTCCAGATTCTCCAAGGCCGTAGCCTGGTCGAGCGGATGCATGCTGGAACTGCCCGTCATGGTGATGCTCTACTCCGTGTGCTTGAATGTTTCTCGCTGCTGCCAGGCGCCTGCGCTCCCAGCTAGAAATTCGATAACTCTTCCTGCAAATCGCGCTTTAGTTCTTCCGGCTCGGTTATCCAAATCGTCTGGTCGAGGCCCGGGAAAACGCCGATATCCAGACCGTCTTTCGTCAGGCCCGGCACCCACTTCTTAAAGAAGTCCGGCAAAGCGATACTTTTCGGTGTCAGATCGCCCGTGTTTTTTGCGTACTCGGCCGCAAGGTCAGCACTGGGCCAAACCGGCAGATGCTCAAATTCGCCATCCTCCGAAGCGATTTTTAGGAAACGGCTTTCCGCATTGATCAGTATCCAGATCTCGCGCTCCTCGACCACCTGACTCAAAAAATAGTCGTACCGCTCCTCACCACTCAACTCGAGCACACGCTTCAATTCACCATCGTCCATAGTTCATCCTGCAATTCCATCCATTTAATAACATGCCAAGAATCGGACGATACCCCAATAACCCTCACGGCCACCATAGCGAATACCCAACCCGCCACACGCATCTATTTATGTATGGGTGCTCAATCCCTCCGGCCGCGTTATGATCACGGACTTTCAAGCCGACGGAGCCCCCATGGCACGCTTTACCGAAATTGGTTCAGCAACGATTCCCGGCAAGGGAACGCAGTTACGCCTGCTACAACGCAATGAGGAATTTTCGATCAAGATTGCCGGTACCACCGGCGAGCTGATGAATAGCCGGATTCACGGCTCCGAAGATGCGCTGGCGACGTTGGCCTGTGAACGTATTGCCGACCAGCCCGAACCTCACGTACTGATCGGCGGACTCGGTATGGGCTTCACGCTTGCCGCAGCGCTAACGTGCCTGAACGACTCGGCAACCGTGACTGTCGCTGAACTGGTCCCCGAAGTGGAGCGCTGGAACCGCGGACCGCTGGGCGCGGCTTCAGGCTATCCGCTGAACGACTCGCGCTCTCACGTTCATATCGGTGATGTAGCTGAGCTACTGAAGCTTGGCGACGGCACTTACGACGCAATCTTGCTCGACGTCGACAATGGTCCCGAAGGCCTTACGCGCAAAGAGAACAACTGGCTATATTCGCCCGCTGGCATCACGGCGGCACAACGAGCCCTCAAACCAGACGGCGTGCTGGCCTACTGGTCGGCGGGGCCGGAACCGGCTTTCACAGAGCGCCTGCGCCGCGCCGGATTTTCCGTGGAACCCGTCACCGTACGCGCCCTTCGGCCCGGCAAAGGCGCCCGCCATGTTATATGGCTGGCCTGGTAACCGCAGGCGCCTTGCAACTTAATCCTTCAGCTCCTCGGCCTTGGGCGGCAGACCGACCTTCACCTCGCTGAGATTCTCCTGACTCAACCCGCGCAGCAGTGCGAACATCATCGCAAAGACCAGGATAAACATTGGTAGGCCTACCACCGTAATGACCTGCTGAAGGGCAGTCAGCCCTGCTTCGCCGGCGAGAACGATCAACATCGCGGCCAAGACGCCTTCGGATACGCCCCAGAAAACCCGTTGATGCCAAGGGCCGGGGTCAGGCGTGCCGGTACACAGCATATCGACGACCAGTGAGGCCGAGTCCGACGAAGTAGCGAAAAATATAGCGACGATGACTACCGCCAACCCCTTAATCAAGGTTGCGGCCGGGAAGTTATCGAAAAACGCGAACATTGCCAGCGGCACGCTGTCTTCGACGGCAGAAGACAAAGAGCCCGCTTGAGCGCCCAGGGCCGCGCGAGCATCCTCGCCGATGCCATCGATCGCCATCGCCGACCAGCCGAAAATGGCGAACCAGATCAGGGTAAAGATGGACGGAGCGAACAGAACCCCAAGGACGAATTCGCGAATGGTGCGGCCACGGGAGATGCGCGCCACGAAAATACCGATAAAGGGCGACCAGGTGACTGTCCAGGCCCAATAAAAAACGGTCCAGGACCCCTGCCAGCCCCACCCACCCTCTTCATGGGTGTACTCTGCCAGCGCGTCGTTCCAGAACGCCATTGGCAGGATGTTGGAGATATAGATACCGAACGTCTCCACCAACGCGCGCAGCAAAAATACCGTAGATCCCGTGAAGAGCACGAAGAACATCAGGCCTACCGCCATACCGATATTAAGGTTGGACAGCCTTTTTACACCCTTATCCAAGCCGGCGACGATCGAGCTGACCGCGACGGCCGTGAGCACAACAATGATAACGACCTTAGTCGTTACCGAGTCAGAAACGCCAAGTAACTCGGTCAAGCCGGCGTTGATCTGCTGCGTACCCAGGCCGATCGATACGGCTACCCCAAACAACGTGCCGAGAATGGCTGCAACATCGAGCGTCTTCCCGAGAGGGCCATAGATCCGGTCGCCAATCAGCGAATAGAACACCGAACTGAAGCGCATCGGCAGATCATAG
Coding sequences:
- a CDS encoding spermidine synthase, which produces MARFTEIGSATIPGKGTQLRLLQRNEEFSIKIAGTTGELMNSRIHGSEDALATLACERIADQPEPHVLIGGLGMGFTLAAALTCLNDSATVTVAELVPEVERWNRGPLGAASGYPLNDSRSHVHIGDVAELLKLGDGTYDAILLDVDNGPEGLTRKENNWLYSPAGITAAQRALKPDGVLAYWSAGPEPAFTERLRRAGFSVEPVTVRALRPGKGARHVIWLAW
- a CDS encoding BCCT family transporter, producing MEQLARKLGLRTDPTIFFVSAGIMVVFLVALLVAPGPIGEAFGAGRAWVVTNLGWFFIFGVTTWVVFLLWVALSRYGAIRLGGNDALPDYGRVSWFTMLFAGGIGTVLMFWGVAEPISHFSQPPRPEVQPFSVDAADDAIGFAIYHLGLHTWAIFTLPGLAFAYFIYRYDLPMRFSSVFYSLIGDRIYGPLGKTLDVAAILGTLFGVAVSIGLGTQQINAGLTELLGVSDSVTTKVVIIVVLTAVAVSSIVAGLDKGVKRLSNLNIGMAVGLMFFVLFTGSTVFLLRALVETFGIYISNILPMAFWNDALAEYTHEEGGWGWQGSWTVFYWAWTVTWSPFIGIFVARISRGRTIREFVLGVLFAPSIFTLIWFAIFGWSAMAIDGIGEDARAALGAQAGSLSSAVEDSVPLAMFAFFDNFPAATLIKGLAVVIVAIFFATSSDSASLVVDMLCTGTPDPGPWHQRVFWGVSEGVLAAMLIVLAGEAGLTALQQVITVVGLPMFILVFAMMFALLRGLSQENLSEVKVGLPPKAEELKD
- a CDS encoding DUF2750 domain-containing protein encodes the protein MDDGELKRVLELSGEERYDYFLSQVVEEREIWILINAESRFLKIASEDGEFEHLPVWPSADLAAEYAKNTGDLTPKSIALPDFFKKWVPGLTKDGLDIGVFPGLDQTIWITEPEELKRDLQEELSNF
- a CDS encoding dicarboxylate/amino acid:cation symporter — its product is MRALLNAYLNTSLILRVGIALVLGIVVGLLGGQPVADWLAPFGDLLLRLLKFLIVPIVLFTLMVGINQANIGSMGRVGRKLLGFYIVTSALAIVVGLVVATLLEPGSGMTLDENADVEVPDNPGFVSVLLSIVPTNIFGAFTEPNLLGIIFTAIVFGIALLKLRESKAHAELGQHLYRVIEAFSAVTLKVMAGVLQYVPVGVFAIVAKTAGEQGIDTILALGDMVLVLYIALAVHLMVYCGLMRLFGVRLRSFFREARTPMATAFATQSSSGTLPLTLDAAQRLGFPKSVYGFSLPLGATINMDGAAIRIAISAVFAANVVGVPLDLITMVEIVLIGTLTSIGTAGVPGAGIVMIATVFAQVGLPIETVALLVSIDALVGMGATGLNVTGDLVGTAIVSRTEDKHAPSDKKPSSAHGSRNEAPVAP
- a CDS encoding acyl-CoA thioesterase, which codes for MTGSSSMHPLDQATALENLDGSSLRGQFPYAYANMVGPYGGVIAATLLNAVLTHPERQGEPVAMTVNFAAPMAEAAYAVVPKVSRTNRSTQHWTLELCQDEAVVATATVFLAVRRDSWTGADTAMPEVPSPSHIEPLDTRGYMAWVQNYQMRMVQGGFDPSGQTGEQDNALTRMWVRDHPPRPLDFLSLMAISDSFFPRVFIRRQQRMPAGTVSMTTYFHADSEMLRRQGDRDILAEARGGRYYRNYYDQDAELWSSDGDLLATTHQIAYFKG